In Maridesulfovibrio sp., a single genomic region encodes these proteins:
- a CDS encoding DegT/DnrJ/EryC1/StrS family aminotransferase, with product MKQIRFLDVGWTYQALAPKMDAAAKRVLESGWFILGDEVKAFEKEFALYTGAKHCIGCGCGLDALELVLRAIGVGHGDEVIVPSNTFIATWLAVTRTGADIIPVEPVESTYTLDPAKLEAALTPNTKAIIPVHLYGQPADMDPIMEFAEKHSLFVLTDAAQAHGAVYKGRMSGTLGHAAAFSFYPGKNLGAFGDGGAVTTMDDEIAEKVRRIANYGSSQKYVHESLGFNSRLDEIQAAFLRVKLDRLDNWNWTRKTIAGIYLEGLADTPLILPEVPAHIQSVWHLFVVRCQDREGLIKHLADHKIEAAIHYPIPPHKQNAYKGMADMSLPISEAIHREVLSLPMGPHMDEDDAHRVVEVIKSFFK from the coding sequence ATGAAACAGATCAGATTTCTTGATGTCGGCTGGACCTATCAGGCACTCGCTCCCAAAATGGACGCTGCGGCAAAACGCGTACTTGAGTCCGGATGGTTTATCCTCGGCGATGAAGTAAAAGCGTTCGAAAAGGAATTCGCCCTTTACACGGGAGCAAAGCACTGCATCGGCTGCGGTTGCGGTCTTGATGCGCTGGAACTGGTGCTGCGGGCCATTGGAGTAGGGCACGGCGACGAGGTCATCGTACCGTCCAACACATTTATCGCCACATGGCTGGCAGTAACCCGCACCGGCGCAGACATAATCCCCGTGGAGCCGGTTGAATCCACCTACACTCTGGACCCGGCAAAACTGGAAGCGGCCCTGACCCCGAACACCAAGGCGATTATTCCCGTGCATCTTTACGGGCAGCCGGCAGATATGGACCCCATAATGGAGTTTGCCGAAAAGCATTCCCTCTTCGTGCTCACGGATGCGGCGCAGGCCCACGGAGCAGTATACAAGGGGCGCATGTCCGGGACACTGGGACACGCAGCGGCCTTCAGTTTCTACCCCGGTAAGAACCTCGGCGCTTTCGGTGACGGCGGAGCCGTAACCACCATGGATGATGAAATTGCCGAAAAGGTACGCAGAATCGCCAATTACGGTTCCTCGCAGAAGTATGTGCATGAATCTCTCGGCTTCAACAGCCGTCTGGATGAAATTCAGGCCGCTTTCCTGCGCGTGAAGCTGGACAGGCTTGATAACTGGAACTGGACCCGCAAGACCATTGCCGGCATCTATCTGGAAGGACTGGCCGATACCCCGCTGATTCTCCCGGAAGTTCCGGCGCATATCCAGTCCGTATGGCATCTCTTCGTTGTCCGCTGTCAGGACCGCGAGGGACTCATAAAACATCTTGCAGACCACAAGATAGAGGCAGCCATTCACTACCCCATTCCGCCTCATAAGCAGAACGCCTACAAGGGAATGGCCGATATGTCCCTGCCCATAAGCGAGGCGATCCACCGCGAGGTGCTTTCCCTGCCCATGGGGCCGCACATGGATGAAGACGATGCCCACAGGGTCGTCGAGGTCATAAAATCCTTCTTCAAATAA
- a CDS encoding glycosyltransferase family 2 protein encodes MKSITGLILTYNGARLLDEALQSLSFCSELLIVDSGSTDGTLEIARKHNARVVHNDWQGAIEQHKFAQTQITTDWVVTIDQDEILSPELSESIGSMLESTDEQPDGYYCARRSWYLDRFIMHSGWYPDRLYRVFRHGRITIGGVRPHEELRPVGKAGILDGDIIHYPYENFFQHMDKINEYTQDAAEDLYSRGRRGSLGAAIGHGIGKFCKQYILKAGFLDGRAGFIVAIHGFFYTFQKYIRLVELENKDRK; translated from the coding sequence ATGAAATCCATAACCGGACTGATTCTCACATACAACGGCGCAAGGCTTCTTGACGAAGCATTGCAGAGCCTTTCATTCTGTTCCGAACTGCTAATCGTCGATTCCGGTTCCACAGACGGGACGCTGGAAATTGCCCGCAAGCACAATGCCCGTGTCGTTCATAACGACTGGCAAGGAGCCATTGAGCAGCACAAATTCGCGCAAACTCAGATAACAACGGACTGGGTTGTAACCATCGACCAGGATGAAATTCTTTCCCCGGAACTGAGTGAGAGCATCGGGTCAATGCTTGAAAGCACGGATGAGCAGCCGGACGGGTACTACTGTGCCCGCCGTTCGTGGTATCTGGACCGGTTCATCATGCACAGCGGCTGGTATCCGGACCGGCTTTACCGGGTGTTCCGCCATGGCAGGATAACCATAGGCGGGGTGCGGCCCCACGAGGAACTCCGGCCTGTGGGCAAAGCGGGCATCCTTGACGGAGACATCATCCACTATCCCTATGAGAATTTCTTCCAGCACATGGACAAGATAAACGAATACACACAGGATGCCGCCGAGGACCTGTATTCCCGGGGAAGGCGCGGCTCACTGGGGGCGGCCATAGGCCACGGTATTGGCAAATTTTGCAAACAGTATATACTCAAAGCAGGCTTCCTTGACGGAAGGGCCGGGTTCATCGTTGCAATACACGGGTTTTTCTACACTTTTCAAAAATACATCCGGCTGGTTGAACTGGAGAACAAGGACAGGAAATGA
- the rimO gene encoding 30S ribosomal protein S12 methylthiotransferase RimO translates to MTGNKIRVFTISLGCPKNRVDTEIMLGTFGDNLTAASDPADSDLVLINTCGFIAPATEESIDTILETADAISDLKNRPVLAVTGCLVSRYGALSEQIPEVDLWLSTHELDSWPNKVRAALKRDFTAGKHRAVSTAPAYAYLKISEGCSHSCRFCTIPSIRGPHRSRALPELVEEAKHIVSRGVPELVVVGQDSTAYGSDLADPDTNLRTLIEKLLPIEGLEWLRLMYLYPAGLTDSMLSFMAGAGKPLLPYFDIPIQHAHPDVLSSMGRPFARDPRKVIDRVRKYIPDAVLRTTIIVGYPGETEEQFETLVDFVRETRFHHLGVFAYQAEDGTPAGEMEQLPEELREERRERLMAVQAEISREILDDMVGKTVRVLIEEPNGEWEGLFNGRTWFQAPEVDGITYVSAPEDGPELRPGMMVDAEVDNVTDYDLVTLVK, encoded by the coding sequence ATGACGGGAAACAAAATAAGAGTTTTCACCATAAGCCTGGGATGCCCGAAAAATAGAGTAGATACGGAAATAATGCTGGGAACATTCGGTGACAATCTCACAGCCGCCAGCGATCCGGCCGATTCGGATCTCGTACTCATAAACACCTGCGGTTTCATTGCTCCGGCCACGGAAGAATCCATAGACACAATTCTCGAAACCGCGGACGCAATATCCGACTTGAAAAATAGACCGGTACTGGCGGTAACAGGCTGTCTGGTCAGCCGTTACGGCGCTCTTTCCGAACAGATCCCGGAAGTGGACCTCTGGCTTTCCACACACGAACTCGACAGCTGGCCGAATAAGGTCAGAGCTGCGCTTAAGCGCGACTTTACCGCCGGAAAACATCGGGCAGTAAGCACGGCCCCGGCATACGCATATCTCAAAATCAGTGAAGGATGTTCACACTCCTGCCGGTTCTGCACCATACCTTCCATCCGCGGACCGCACAGAAGCCGTGCTCTGCCGGAACTGGTGGAGGAAGCAAAACATATCGTGAGCAGAGGAGTTCCGGAGCTGGTTGTCGTCGGACAGGATTCCACGGCCTACGGTTCGGACCTCGCCGACCCCGATACAAACCTGCGCACCCTGATTGAAAAGCTGCTCCCTATTGAAGGGCTGGAATGGCTGCGGCTGATGTACCTCTACCCGGCCGGACTGACCGATTCCATGCTTTCCTTTATGGCCGGCGCCGGTAAACCGCTGCTGCCCTATTTCGACATCCCCATTCAGCATGCCCATCCCGATGTTCTCAGTTCCATGGGCCGCCCTTTCGCCCGCGACCCCCGCAAGGTAATAGACCGGGTCCGCAAGTACATACCGGATGCCGTTCTGCGGACCACCATCATCGTGGGCTACCCCGGCGAAACTGAAGAACAGTTTGAAACACTGGTTGATTTTGTCCGGGAAACCCGCTTCCATCATCTGGGAGTCTTCGCCTATCAGGCGGAAGACGGCACCCCGGCCGGGGAAATGGAACAACTGCCCGAAGAACTGCGCGAAGAACGCCGGGAAAGGCTTATGGCGGTTCAGGCCGAAATCAGCCGGGAAATCCTTGACGATATGGTCGGCAAGACCGTCAGGGTTCTTATTGAGGAACCTAATGGGGAATGGGAAGGTCTTTTCAACGGGCGAACCTGGTTCCAGGCACCGGAAGTGGACGGCATAACCTACGTCAGCGCACCGGAAGACGGCCCGGAACTCCGCCCCGGAATGATGGTCGATGCTGAAGTGGACAACGTTACGGATTACGACCTCGTGACCCTGGTGAAATAA
- a CDS encoding FdtA/QdtA family cupin domain-containing protein, which yields MKNEDKPHLIELPKIHDNRGNLTFIENSRHIPFDIKRVYYLYDVPGGETRGGHAHKNLRQYIIAASGSFDVVLDDGKNRTKFSLNRSYYGLYIPTMTWRELENFSSGSVCLVLASEFYDPTDYYYTYEDFIKAVNENETDQIS from the coding sequence ATGAAGAACGAAGACAAACCGCACCTCATTGAGCTGCCTAAAATACACGACAACCGCGGCAACCTCACTTTTATCGAAAACAGCCGCCATATTCCTTTTGATATCAAAAGAGTGTATTATCTGTATGACGTTCCCGGCGGTGAAACCAGAGGGGGACATGCCCACAAAAACCTCAGACAGTATATCATAGCCGCGTCCGGAAGTTTCGACGTGGTTCTTGACGATGGAAAAAACAGAACCAAATTCTCATTGAACAGGTCATACTACGGACTTTACATACCGACCATGACCTGGAGGGAACTGGAGAACTTTTCTTCCGGTTCCGTGTGTCTGGTGCTTGCTTCGGAATTTTACGATCCGACTGACTACTACTACACCTATGAAGATTTCATAAAGGCGGTTAATGAAAATGAAACAGATCAGATTTCTTGA
- a CDS encoding C25 family cysteine peptidase: MQVLRRFFPVVLLTVLCICSGCKIKGMGGAAPAPVVPVPVEVKTSSAPVTEEKKNVIVCTADLMRAAEYFRYLHREYEGVASIIIRTPSSNGTAESDSRTSAAIMESLGKLNKDGSLMSVLILGNSTDVPRAVFFTGNGTVRHVSDYAYGGVSSAPENVLPVGRIPARSAEEAEAVAAKFERWYKDRAFRPAWPVSFVGGNGFGSKGLSDPELLFFNLQQEGMAGPEAIRYLGSAGGCEPERLRQSLAEDDVSVQWLAVDAEQDGFRAGNGSMAVSEIMGLDYKPGLPVVLIPSGGPDLSIFTGLSPAQAIVLSPGAGLAAMTGSSDASGINVELDEGRVTRVDSSGTARLLMEFHKAYFGGRHRIGEALSEARAQFVENAGKDADSSPMINLLFYGDPVMSLPLPVRTESPAYTGLSPVTKPATKNGVAVFPVNATISFAMEEGGVYPAVKLHVIDRSTGKTVSAMKVGEDDIFNFSADGEGSYLIYSRPLDGPLAWQFFDVRRNPSKKGAVAEKSGVKGRKDPRITAGLKPVLYTVQVSSNRRQESADKLISRLNGQGYDAYVVEVAEAGRRKWYCVRFGRFDSWSAAVEASAAYERKEQADAKIVRCNGGS; this comes from the coding sequence ATGCAAGTATTGAGAAGATTTTTCCCGGTCGTTTTGCTGACGGTTCTCTGCATCTGTTCCGGGTGCAAGATCAAGGGCATGGGCGGCGCAGCACCTGCGCCGGTGGTCCCTGTTCCGGTTGAGGTAAAGACTTCTTCCGCGCCGGTAACCGAAGAAAAGAAGAATGTAATTGTCTGTACCGCAGACTTGATGCGTGCTGCGGAATATTTTCGTTATCTGCACAGGGAATACGAGGGGGTCGCATCGATAATAATCCGCACTCCTTCTTCCAACGGAACAGCGGAATCCGATTCGCGGACATCCGCTGCCATAATGGAAAGCCTCGGGAAGCTGAACAAAGACGGTTCGCTGATGTCCGTTCTTATTCTCGGCAACAGCACGGATGTTCCGCGCGCAGTCTTTTTCACCGGCAACGGAACCGTCAGGCATGTTTCGGATTATGCCTATGGCGGAGTTTCTTCGGCACCGGAAAACGTTTTGCCGGTGGGAAGGATTCCTGCCCGTAGTGCGGAGGAAGCCGAAGCCGTGGCAGCCAAGTTCGAGCGCTGGTACAAGGACCGTGCGTTCAGACCTGCGTGGCCCGTTTCATTTGTAGGGGGCAACGGATTCGGCTCAAAGGGGCTTTCCGATCCGGAACTGCTTTTTTTCAATCTGCAGCAGGAAGGAATGGCCGGGCCTGAGGCGATCCGTTATCTGGGATCAGCCGGAGGCTGCGAGCCGGAACGGCTTCGCCAGAGTCTGGCTGAAGATGATGTTTCCGTGCAGTGGCTGGCTGTTGATGCGGAACAGGACGGATTCCGCGCCGGTAACGGGTCCATGGCGGTCTCCGAAATTATGGGGCTGGATTACAAACCCGGTCTTCCGGTTGTGCTGATTCCTTCCGGCGGTCCGGATCTTTCCATTTTCACAGGACTTTCTCCGGCACAGGCCATAGTGCTTTCTCCCGGAGCCGGGCTTGCGGCAATGACCGGCAGCAGTGATGCTTCCGGTATAAACGTGGAACTTGATGAGGGAAGGGTGACGCGGGTTGATTCCAGCGGCACAGCCCGCCTGCTCATGGAATTCCATAAGGCTTATTTCGGGGGCAGACACCGCATCGGCGAGGCTCTGTCCGAAGCCAGAGCGCAGTTTGTGGAAAATGCCGGAAAAGACGCAGATTCTTCCCCCATGATCAATCTTCTGTTTTACGGAGACCCGGTAATGTCCCTGCCTTTGCCGGTTCGGACCGAGTCCCCGGCCTACACCGGGCTTTCCCCTGTCACCAAACCGGCAACCAAGAACGGAGTAGCTGTTTTCCCGGTAAATGCGACCATCTCTTTCGCCATGGAAGAGGGAGGAGTGTATCCGGCAGTAAAATTGCATGTGATTGACCGGAGCACAGGTAAGACCGTTAGTGCCATGAAAGTGGGCGAGGACGATATCTTCAATTTTTCGGCGGACGGGGAGGGGAGTTATCTCATCTATTCGAGACCGCTGGACGGCCCGCTGGCCTGGCAGTTTTTTGATGTGCGCAGGAATCCTTCAAAAAAAGGTGCGGTTGCTGAAAAGTCCGGGGTGAAAGGCAGAAAAGACCCCAGGATCACCGCAGGGCTCAAGCCGGTGCTTTATACTGTGCAGGTCAGTTCAAACCGCAGGCAGGAATCTGCGGACAAACTGATCAGCCGTCTGAACGGACAGGGATATGACGCTTATGTGGTGGAAGTGGCCGAAGCAGGACGCAGGAAGTGGTATTGTGTGCGTTTCGGTCGGTTTGATTCCTGGTCTGCAGCAGTGGAAGCTTCCGCTGCATATGAACGTAAAGAACAGGCGGATGCAAAGATTGTACGTTGCAACGGGGGAAGCTAG
- the waaF gene encoding lipopolysaccharide heptosyltransferase II gives MKDNYKKIALWQTAFLGDAVLTLPFIKALSQRFPDAEIHFFVRKGVEPLFRFQPELSGVYGFDKRGAGRSMKSAYRFGAEIGRQGFDLWISAHTSIRSALVAVAGGITDRIGYSAPWYNRFAYTQTVDRSFEELEEVDRLMALGEPLGISGSAPETDLGLDEAALEEAGNFFRSFSGRPVLGVHPGSTWETKKWPGQNFALTIARAVENGYAVVLFGGPDEVALADEIARQSGCGDRIVNLAGRLNLQQLAAHIRMLDLYLTNDSGPMHIAWVQGVPVLALFGPTVKRFGFFPRGENSTVLEAPGHLECRPCGLHGGRTCPEKHHRCMTDISVETVWSEILRKTGAVG, from the coding sequence ATGAAAGACAATTACAAAAAGATAGCCTTGTGGCAGACCGCGTTTCTCGGTGATGCGGTGCTTACCCTGCCGTTCATAAAAGCTCTTTCGCAGCGTTTTCCCGATGCGGAAATCCATTTTTTCGTGCGTAAGGGAGTGGAGCCTTTGTTCAGGTTTCAGCCCGAGCTTTCCGGCGTGTACGGTTTCGATAAGCGCGGCGCGGGCAGGAGTATGAAGTCCGCTTACCGTTTCGGTGCGGAAATCGGCCGACAGGGATTTGATCTCTGGATTTCGGCACACACGAGTATCCGTTCGGCGCTGGTTGCCGTTGCCGGAGGAATAACGGATCGCATCGGCTACAGCGCTCCGTGGTACAACCGTTTTGCATACACGCAGACTGTGGATCGGAGTTTTGAGGAACTGGAGGAAGTTGACCGGCTCATGGCTCTGGGAGAGCCTCTGGGAATCAGCGGATCTGCGCCCGAAACTGATCTTGGATTGGATGAAGCGGCATTGGAAGAGGCCGGCAACTTTTTCCGCAGCTTCAGCGGGCGCCCTGTTCTCGGTGTTCATCCCGGCTCTACCTGGGAAACAAAGAAATGGCCGGGACAGAATTTCGCGCTGACCATAGCCAGAGCGGTGGAGAACGGATATGCGGTCGTTCTTTTCGGCGGACCGGATGAAGTCGCTCTTGCCGATGAAATTGCCCGTCAGTCAGGCTGTGGAGACCGGATTGTCAATCTTGCAGGCAGGCTTAACCTGCAGCAGCTCGCCGCGCATATACGCATGCTTGACCTTTACCTGACCAACGATTCCGGTCCGATGCACATCGCCTGGGTTCAGGGGGTTCCGGTTCTGGCATTGTTCGGCCCCACGGTGAAGAGGTTCGGTTTTTTCCCGCGCGGGGAGAATTCCACTGTCCTTGAGGCTCCGGGGCATCTGGAGTGCAGACCGTGCGGACTGCACGGGGGAAGAACCTGCCCGGAAAAACACCACAGATGCATGACGGACATAAGCGTTGAGACTGTCTGGTCTGAAATTTTGCGAAAAACAGGAGCGGTCGGTTGA
- a CDS encoding ATP-binding protein yields the protein MQNNLNLENKTDCIGIVGHSFALSSISVLLNESNREEAGFDLMGGVLLDEGGEPLESGFEFPLYRNVEEMLASHPEISMVFELSGEPGLVLDLRKSLPAGVALVELPAARFFLRLLATDRLWIACKADLMQTQVIFKSVVDQMSEDIILIGPDGMILECNRHFCTRTGESQELLRGRNPLDFYEGLVSLCPIKDGVIDLQSMSGGRRNELMKRETDEEGRMQYFRLYIYPIAEEGTERIIQLVVIRRDITERTLMEQRLQQSERMAMVGELSAYIAHEIRNPLMAMGGFAKVLLKNESIDEKGREKIRIIYEEAQRLDTLLKSILGFVRSKDVEKDRIDVNTVADDAMQLLSLGCRLQGIHVELDLDPGAPMGVGGAEQIRQCLINLVKNSMEAMPDGGRIMISSGVSDKYVWLEVRDDGPGIADDIRSQVFDPFYSSKVNGNGLGLSMVKKIMEEFGGDVELASKPGKGTSVALLLPRADSVA from the coding sequence ATGCAGAATAATTTGAACTTGGAAAATAAAACAGACTGTATCGGTATCGTTGGACATTCGTTTGCCCTGTCTTCCATTTCCGTGCTTTTGAACGAGAGCAACAGGGAAGAGGCCGGGTTTGATCTGATGGGCGGAGTGCTTCTTGACGAGGGGGGGGAACCCCTTGAATCGGGTTTTGAATTCCCCCTCTACCGCAATGTTGAGGAGATGCTTGCCTCGCATCCGGAGATTTCCATGGTTTTTGAACTTTCCGGCGAGCCCGGACTGGTTCTTGACCTAAGGAAATCTCTGCCTGCCGGTGTGGCGCTGGTTGAACTGCCTGCCGCCCGTTTTTTTCTTCGGCTTCTTGCGACGGATCGTTTGTGGATCGCCTGCAAGGCCGATCTTATGCAAACGCAGGTTATTTTCAAATCCGTGGTTGATCAGATGTCCGAGGATATCATCCTGATCGGGCCGGACGGCATGATTCTGGAATGCAACAGGCATTTCTGCACGAGGACCGGGGAAAGCCAGGAACTGCTGCGCGGAAGGAATCCGCTCGATTTTTATGAAGGTCTGGTTTCGCTCTGTCCCATAAAGGATGGTGTTATTGATCTGCAGTCCATGTCCGGCGGACGCCGGAACGAACTCATGAAGCGGGAGACGGATGAGGAAGGGCGGATGCAGTATTTCCGTCTCTACATCTATCCTATTGCTGAAGAGGGAACCGAGCGCATTATCCAACTGGTGGTCATCCGCAGGGACATAACCGAAAGAACGCTTATGGAGCAGCGGTTGCAGCAGTCCGAGCGCATGGCCATGGTCGGAGAACTCTCTGCCTATATCGCTCACGAGATTCGAAATCCTCTTATGGCCATGGGCGGCTTCGCCAAGGTGCTGCTCAAGAACGAAAGCATTGACGAGAAAGGCCGGGAGAAGATCCGTATAATCTACGAGGAAGCACAAAGGCTGGACACCCTGCTGAAAAGCATTCTCGGATTTGTGCGTTCCAAGGACGTGGAAAAGGACCGTATTGATGTAAACACGGTGGCGGATGATGCAATGCAGCTGCTATCCCTAGGCTGCCGGTTGCAGGGTATTCATGTGGAGCTTGATCTTGATCCCGGAGCCCCTATGGGAGTAGGCGGGGCCGAGCAGATACGGCAATGCCTGATAAATCTGGTCAAGAACTCCATGGAAGCCATGCCGGACGGCGGCAGAATCATGATTTCTAGCGGTGTAAGTGACAAGTATGTATGGCTTGAAGTCCGGGACGACGGGCCCGGCATTGCGGACGATATCCGTTCCCAGGTTTTTGATCCGTTCTATTCCAGCAAGGTCAACGGCAACGGTTTGGGATTGTCCATGGTTAAGAAGATCATGGAGGAATTCGGCGGCGATGTGGAACTGGCCAGCAAGCCGGGCAAGGGAACAAGCGTGGCTCTGCTGCTGCCGC